Proteins from one Anopheles nili chromosome 2, idAnoNiliSN_F5_01, whole genome shotgun sequence genomic window:
- the LOC128730677 gene encoding vesicle-fusing ATPase 1-like isoform X2, protein MSIGQSNIMKAAKCPTDELSLKNRAIVSAGDFPPDVKYIDVSTAPGQHFIFYTERTMAGEINPGTIGFSLLQRKWATLSINQDISVKPYHFERSSEVLCSIALEVDFLQKKTVTHEAYDSDQMARDFLLQFAGLAVTVGQPLVFNFQDKKLLCLAVKTLEVIDAAVMAGGASSNNGQSGPVEPKKVNFGRLLANTVVTFEKAEGSGLNLVGRSKGRVTAVRQSIINPDWDFGRMGIGGLDREFNAIFRRAFASRVFPPEVVEQLGCKHVKGILLYGPPGTGKTLMARQIGTMLNAREPKIVNGPQILDKYVGESEANVRRLFADAEEEEKRLGPASGLHIIIFDEIDAICKARGTVGGNSGVHDTVVNQLLAKIDGVEQLNNILVIGMTNRRDMIDEALLRPGRLEVQMEISLPNEEGRVQILNIHTRRMKEFKKLAPDVDLRELGVKTKNYSGAELEGLVRAAQSTAMNRLIKAASKVEVDPAAMEKLMVNREDFLHAFENDIKPAFGTAAEALENYLTRGIINWGLPVAHVLEDGALYTEQARGAEGSGLVSVLLEGPPNAGKTALAAKLAKLSDFPFVKVCTPDEMVGFTENAKCLTIRKYFDDAYRSTFSCILVDNIERLLDYGPIGPRYSNLTLQALLVLLKKPPPKGKKLLILCTTSRRQVLEDMEMLSAFTAVLHVPNLSTAEHLIAVLEQEPDVFGRNELAAIYKRLKGRRIFVGIKKLLDLIDLARQMDPQVRMLKFISKLEEEGALEDATVAH, encoded by the exons ATGTCCATAGGTCAATCTAAC ATAATGAAAGCTGCCAAATGTCCGACGGACGAACTTTCGTTAAAGAACAGGGCTATCGTCAGCGCAGGGGATTTTCCGCCAGATGTCAA GTACATCGATGTTTCGACTGCTCCTGggcaacattttattttctacacCGAACGAACAATGGCTGGAGAAATTAATCCTGGTACTATTGGCTTTTCATTACTTCAGCGAAAGTGGGCAACTCTTTCAATTAATCAAGACATCAGTGTTAAACCGTACCATTTTGAGCGATCCTCGGAAGTTCTATGCAGTATCGCCTTAGAGGTGGATTTTCTACAAAAGAAAAC CGTTACGCATGAAGCGTACGACAGCGATCAGATGGCAAGGGACTTTCTTTTACAATTTGCTGGTCTAGCTGTTACTGTTGGACAACCCTTGGTATTTAATTTTCAAGATAAAAAACTTCTTTGTCTCGCAGTTAAAACACTAGAAGTTATTGATGCCGCTGTAATGGCTGGTGGTGCATCATCCAATAACGGACAATCGGGTCCGGTGGAACCTAAAAAAGTAAACTTTGGAAGATTGTTAGCCAACACTGTGGTAACATTTGAGAAGGCCGAAGGCTCCGGATTAAACCTTGTCGGTCGTTCCAAGGGGCGCGTTACGGCTGTGCGGCAGTCGATCATTAATCCGGATTGGGATTTCGGAAGAATGGGAATTGGTGGCTTGGATCGCGAATTTAATGCCATCTTCCGGCGAGCATTTGCTTCTCGTGTATTTCCTCCGGAAGTTGTTGAACAGCTGGGTTGTAAGCATGTGAAAGGAATACTGCTTTATGGACCTCCTGGAACTGGTAAAACACTGATGGCCCGTCAAATTGGCACCATGTTAAATGCTCGCGAACCGAAAATTGTAAATGGCCCACAGATTTTAGATAAATACGTCGGCGAATCTGAAGCTAATGTGCGAAGGTTGTTTGCCGATGCCGAAGAAGAGGAGAAAAGG CTTGGTCCTGCAAGTGGTTTACATATCATAATTTTCGATGAAATCGATGCAATTTGTAAAGCTCGCGGAACGGTAGGAGGAAATTCAGGCGTTCATGATACAGTTGTCAATCAACTGCTGGCAAAAATTGATGGTGTTGAACAGttgaataatattttggtCATTGGAATGACTAACCGCAGGGATATGATAGACGAAGCTTTGCTAAGACCCGGTCGCTTAGAGGTGCAAATGGAAATTAGTCTTCCAAATGAAGAAGGACGAGTGCAGATTTTAAACATCCATACACGACGAATGAAGGAATTCAAAAAATTAGCTCCCGATGTAGATTTACGAGAGCTCGGagtaaaaactaaaaattacAGCGGTGCCGAACTGGAAGGATTAGTTCGTGCTGCACAATCTACTGCTATGAACCGTTTAATCAAAGCTGCGTCGAAAGTTGAAGTTGATCCAGCAGCAATGGAAAAATTGATGGTAAACAGAGAAGATTTCCTGCACGCTTTCGAAAATGATATAAAACCG GCTTTCGGTACTGCTGCGGAAGCTTTGGAAAACTATTTAACGCGAGGAATTATCAATTGGGGGCTGCCAGTAGCCCATGTTCTTGAAGACGGTGCACTATACACTGAGCAGGCGCGTGGAGCCGAAGGATCTGgattggtttcggttttattaGAAGGACCTCCTAACGCAGGCAAAACAGCACTTGCTGCAAAACTTGCGAAACTATCTGATTTCCCCTTCGTAAAAGTATGCACCCCGGATGAGATGGTGGGATTCACCgaaaatgcaaaatgtttGACAATTCGAAAG TATTTCGACGACGCCTATCGATCGACATTTAGCTGTATTTTGGTTGACAACATAGAAAGATTATTAGATTACGGACCAATTGGTCCACGGTATTCGAATCTAACGCTGCAGGCTTTGCTGGTTTTGCTTAAAAAACCTCcaccgaaagggaaaaaattacttattttatGCACCACAAGCAGACG CCAAGTTTTGGAAGATATGGAAATGCTCTCTGCATTCACCGCGGTACTTCATGTGCCAAATTTATCAACTGCAGAGCATTTGATTGCGGTACTGGAGCAGGAACCTGATGTGTTTGGACGCAATGAATTGGCCGCTATATATAAGCGCTTAAAAGGACGACGTATATTTGTGGGTATTAAAAAACTTCTTGATTTAATCGATCTTGCTCGACAAATGGATCCACAAGTACGAATGTTGAAATTCATTTCCAAACTTGAAGAGGAAGGAGCTTTAGAAGATGCTACAGTTGCGCACTAA
- the LOC128721940 gene encoding eukaryotic peptide chain release factor subunit 1 isoform X2, giving the protein MSFDETSADRNVEIWKIKKLIKSLEMARGNGTSMISLIIPPKDQISRVSKMLADEFGTASNIKSRVNRLSVLGAITSVQHRLKLYTKVPPNGLVIYCGTIVTEEGKEKKVNIDFEPFKPINTSLYLCDNKFHTEALTALLADDNKFGFIVMDGNGALFGTLQGNTREVLHKFTVDLPKKHGRGGQSALRFARLRMEKRHNYVRKVAEVATQLFITNDKPNIAGLILAGSADFKTELSQSDMFDPRLQSKVIKLVDVSYGGENGFNQAIELAAESLQNVKFIQEKKLIGRYFDEISQDTGKYCFGVEDTLKALELGSVETLICWENLDIQRYVLKNHASATSTTVLHLTPEQEKDKSHFTDKESGVEMELVESQPLLEWLANNYKCFGATLEIITDKSQEGSQFVRGFGGIGGILRYKVDFQSLQADEPLDDVDLDDY; this is encoded by the exons ATGTCGTTTGACGAGACATCGGCTGATCGCAACGTGGAgatttggaaaattaaaaagctTATCAAGAGCTTGGAAATGGCAAGAGG TAATGGAACTAGCATGATTTCGTTAATCATACCCCCGAAAGATCAAATCAGTAGAGTGAGTAAGATGTTAGCTGATGAATTCGGAACCGCATCCAACATAAAATCTCGTGTGAACCGTCTATCTGTGCTGGGCGCTATTACGTCTGTTCAACACAGACTTAAACTTTACACCAAAGTGCCTCCTAATGGATTAGTGATTTATTGTGGAACGATCGTTACTGAAGAGGGCAAGGAAAAGAAAGTCAACATTGACTTCGAACCGTTCAAACCAATCAATACCTCTCTTTATCTATGTGACAACAAATTTCATACTGAAGCACTAACAGCTTTGCTTGCCGATGACAATAAATTTGGGTTTATTGTGATGGATGGTAACGGTGCTCTTTTCGGAACACTGCAG GGCAACACCCGAGAGGTTCTTCACAAGTTTACCGTTGATTTACCGAAAAAGCATGGTCGTGGTGGACAATCTGCATTGCGTTTTGCACGATTGCGTATGGAGAAGCGCCATAATTACGTACGGAAAGTAGCCGAGGTTGCGACGCAATTGTTTATAACGAACGACAAGCCAAACATCGCTGGGTTAATTTTGGCGGGTAGCGCCGACTTCAAAACCGAGCTCAGCCAGTCTGATATGTTTGACCCG AGATTGCAATCAAAAGTTATTAAACTTGTCGATGTATCGTACGGAGGAGAAAATGGATTTAATCAAGCAATTGAGCTGGCAGCAGAATCGTTACAAAACGTGAAATTcattcaggaaaaaaaattaattggaCGATACTTTGATGAAATATCGCAA GATACTGGAAAATACTGCTTTGGTGTAGAAGATACTCTGAAGGCACTGGAGCTCGGATCCGTGGAAACGCTGATTTGCTGGGAAAATCTGGATATTCAGCGTTATGTGCTAAAGAATCATGCCAGCGCCACTTCCACGACAGTATTACATTTAACACCCGAGCAAGAAAAGGATAAATCTCATTTTACTGACAAAGAG agtggggtggaaatggaattggTCGAATCGCAACCTCTTCTTGAATGGCTAGCTAACAATTATAAATGTTTTGGTGCAACATTGGAAATCATTACTGATAAATCCCAAGAGGGTAGTCAATTTGTACGCGGCTTCGGCGGTATAGGAG GAATTCTTCGCTACAAAGTCGATTTTCAATCTTTACAAGCGGATGAACCATTGGATGATGTAGATTTAGATGATTACTAA
- the LOC128721940 gene encoding eukaryotic peptide chain release factor subunit 1 isoform X1: protein MSFDETSADRNVEIWKIKKLIKSLEMARGNGTSMISLIIPPKDQISRVSKMLADEFGTASNIKSRVNRLSVLGAITSVQHRLKLYTKVPPNGLVIYCGTIVTEEGKEKKVNIDFEPFKPINTSLYLCDNKFHTEALTALLADDNKFGFIVMDGNGALFGTLQGNTREVLHKFTVDLPKKHGRGGQSALRFARLRMEKRHNYVRKVAEVATQLFITNDKPNIAGLILAGSADFKTELSQSDMFDPRLQSKVIKLVDVSYGGENGFNQAIELAAESLQNVKFIQEKKLIGRYFDEISQDTGKYCFGVEDTLKALELGSVETLICWENLDIQRYVLKNHASATSTTVLHLTPEQEKDKSHFTDKESGVEMELVESQPLLEWLANNYKCFGATLEIITDKSQEGSQFVRGFGGIGGILRYKVDFQSMQLDELDNDCFDLEDY from the exons ATGTCGTTTGACGAGACATCGGCTGATCGCAACGTGGAgatttggaaaattaaaaagctTATCAAGAGCTTGGAAATGGCAAGAGG TAATGGAACTAGCATGATTTCGTTAATCATACCCCCGAAAGATCAAATCAGTAGAGTGAGTAAGATGTTAGCTGATGAATTCGGAACCGCATCCAACATAAAATCTCGTGTGAACCGTCTATCTGTGCTGGGCGCTATTACGTCTGTTCAACACAGACTTAAACTTTACACCAAAGTGCCTCCTAATGGATTAGTGATTTATTGTGGAACGATCGTTACTGAAGAGGGCAAGGAAAAGAAAGTCAACATTGACTTCGAACCGTTCAAACCAATCAATACCTCTCTTTATCTATGTGACAACAAATTTCATACTGAAGCACTAACAGCTTTGCTTGCCGATGACAATAAATTTGGGTTTATTGTGATGGATGGTAACGGTGCTCTTTTCGGAACACTGCAG GGCAACACCCGAGAGGTTCTTCACAAGTTTACCGTTGATTTACCGAAAAAGCATGGTCGTGGTGGACAATCTGCATTGCGTTTTGCACGATTGCGTATGGAGAAGCGCCATAATTACGTACGGAAAGTAGCCGAGGTTGCGACGCAATTGTTTATAACGAACGACAAGCCAAACATCGCTGGGTTAATTTTGGCGGGTAGCGCCGACTTCAAAACCGAGCTCAGCCAGTCTGATATGTTTGACCCG AGATTGCAATCAAAAGTTATTAAACTTGTCGATGTATCGTACGGAGGAGAAAATGGATTTAATCAAGCAATTGAGCTGGCAGCAGAATCGTTACAAAACGTGAAATTcattcaggaaaaaaaattaattggaCGATACTTTGATGAAATATCGCAA GATACTGGAAAATACTGCTTTGGTGTAGAAGATACTCTGAAGGCACTGGAGCTCGGATCCGTGGAAACGCTGATTTGCTGGGAAAATCTGGATATTCAGCGTTATGTGCTAAAGAATCATGCCAGCGCCACTTCCACGACAGTATTACATTTAACACCCGAGCAAGAAAAGGATAAATCTCATTTTACTGACAAAGAG agtggggtggaaatggaattggTCGAATCGCAACCTCTTCTTGAATGGCTAGCTAACAATTATAAATGTTTTGGTGCAACATTGGAAATCATTACTGATAAATCCCAAGAGGGTAGTCAATTTGTACGCGGCTTCGGCGGTATAGGAG GTATTCTGCGTTATAAAGTAGACTTTCAAAGCATGCAGCTGGATGAATTGGATAATGATTGTTTCGATCTGGAAGATTACTAA
- the LOC128730677 gene encoding vesicle-fusing ATPase 1-like isoform X1, which yields MAMIMKAAKCPTDELSLKNRAIVSAGDFPPDVKYIDVSTAPGQHFIFYTERTMAGEINPGTIGFSLLQRKWATLSINQDISVKPYHFERSSEVLCSIALEVDFLQKKTVTHEAYDSDQMARDFLLQFAGLAVTVGQPLVFNFQDKKLLCLAVKTLEVIDAAVMAGGASSNNGQSGPVEPKKVNFGRLLANTVVTFEKAEGSGLNLVGRSKGRVTAVRQSIINPDWDFGRMGIGGLDREFNAIFRRAFASRVFPPEVVEQLGCKHVKGILLYGPPGTGKTLMARQIGTMLNAREPKIVNGPQILDKYVGESEANVRRLFADAEEEEKRLGPASGLHIIIFDEIDAICKARGTVGGNSGVHDTVVNQLLAKIDGVEQLNNILVIGMTNRRDMIDEALLRPGRLEVQMEISLPNEEGRVQILNIHTRRMKEFKKLAPDVDLRELGVKTKNYSGAELEGLVRAAQSTAMNRLIKAASKVEVDPAAMEKLMVNREDFLHAFENDIKPAFGTAAEALENYLTRGIINWGLPVAHVLEDGALYTEQARGAEGSGLVSVLLEGPPNAGKTALAAKLAKLSDFPFVKVCTPDEMVGFTENAKCLTIRKYFDDAYRSTFSCILVDNIERLLDYGPIGPRYSNLTLQALLVLLKKPPPKGKKLLILCTTSRRQVLEDMEMLSAFTAVLHVPNLSTAEHLIAVLEQEPDVFGRNELAAIYKRLKGRRIFVGIKKLLDLIDLARQMDPQVRMLKFISKLEEEGALEDATVAH from the exons ATGGCAATG ATAATGAAAGCTGCCAAATGTCCGACGGACGAACTTTCGTTAAAGAACAGGGCTATCGTCAGCGCAGGGGATTTTCCGCCAGATGTCAA GTACATCGATGTTTCGACTGCTCCTGggcaacattttattttctacacCGAACGAACAATGGCTGGAGAAATTAATCCTGGTACTATTGGCTTTTCATTACTTCAGCGAAAGTGGGCAACTCTTTCAATTAATCAAGACATCAGTGTTAAACCGTACCATTTTGAGCGATCCTCGGAAGTTCTATGCAGTATCGCCTTAGAGGTGGATTTTCTACAAAAGAAAAC CGTTACGCATGAAGCGTACGACAGCGATCAGATGGCAAGGGACTTTCTTTTACAATTTGCTGGTCTAGCTGTTACTGTTGGACAACCCTTGGTATTTAATTTTCAAGATAAAAAACTTCTTTGTCTCGCAGTTAAAACACTAGAAGTTATTGATGCCGCTGTAATGGCTGGTGGTGCATCATCCAATAACGGACAATCGGGTCCGGTGGAACCTAAAAAAGTAAACTTTGGAAGATTGTTAGCCAACACTGTGGTAACATTTGAGAAGGCCGAAGGCTCCGGATTAAACCTTGTCGGTCGTTCCAAGGGGCGCGTTACGGCTGTGCGGCAGTCGATCATTAATCCGGATTGGGATTTCGGAAGAATGGGAATTGGTGGCTTGGATCGCGAATTTAATGCCATCTTCCGGCGAGCATTTGCTTCTCGTGTATTTCCTCCGGAAGTTGTTGAACAGCTGGGTTGTAAGCATGTGAAAGGAATACTGCTTTATGGACCTCCTGGAACTGGTAAAACACTGATGGCCCGTCAAATTGGCACCATGTTAAATGCTCGCGAACCGAAAATTGTAAATGGCCCACAGATTTTAGATAAATACGTCGGCGAATCTGAAGCTAATGTGCGAAGGTTGTTTGCCGATGCCGAAGAAGAGGAGAAAAGG CTTGGTCCTGCAAGTGGTTTACATATCATAATTTTCGATGAAATCGATGCAATTTGTAAAGCTCGCGGAACGGTAGGAGGAAATTCAGGCGTTCATGATACAGTTGTCAATCAACTGCTGGCAAAAATTGATGGTGTTGAACAGttgaataatattttggtCATTGGAATGACTAACCGCAGGGATATGATAGACGAAGCTTTGCTAAGACCCGGTCGCTTAGAGGTGCAAATGGAAATTAGTCTTCCAAATGAAGAAGGACGAGTGCAGATTTTAAACATCCATACACGACGAATGAAGGAATTCAAAAAATTAGCTCCCGATGTAGATTTACGAGAGCTCGGagtaaaaactaaaaattacAGCGGTGCCGAACTGGAAGGATTAGTTCGTGCTGCACAATCTACTGCTATGAACCGTTTAATCAAAGCTGCGTCGAAAGTTGAAGTTGATCCAGCAGCAATGGAAAAATTGATGGTAAACAGAGAAGATTTCCTGCACGCTTTCGAAAATGATATAAAACCG GCTTTCGGTACTGCTGCGGAAGCTTTGGAAAACTATTTAACGCGAGGAATTATCAATTGGGGGCTGCCAGTAGCCCATGTTCTTGAAGACGGTGCACTATACACTGAGCAGGCGCGTGGAGCCGAAGGATCTGgattggtttcggttttattaGAAGGACCTCCTAACGCAGGCAAAACAGCACTTGCTGCAAAACTTGCGAAACTATCTGATTTCCCCTTCGTAAAAGTATGCACCCCGGATGAGATGGTGGGATTCACCgaaaatgcaaaatgtttGACAATTCGAAAG TATTTCGACGACGCCTATCGATCGACATTTAGCTGTATTTTGGTTGACAACATAGAAAGATTATTAGATTACGGACCAATTGGTCCACGGTATTCGAATCTAACGCTGCAGGCTTTGCTGGTTTTGCTTAAAAAACCTCcaccgaaagggaaaaaattacttattttatGCACCACAAGCAGACG CCAAGTTTTGGAAGATATGGAAATGCTCTCTGCATTCACCGCGGTACTTCATGTGCCAAATTTATCAACTGCAGAGCATTTGATTGCGGTACTGGAGCAGGAACCTGATGTGTTTGGACGCAATGAATTGGCCGCTATATATAAGCGCTTAAAAGGACGACGTATATTTGTGGGTATTAAAAAACTTCTTGATTTAATCGATCTTGCTCGACAAATGGATCCACAAGTACGAATGTTGAAATTCATTTCCAAACTTGAAGAGGAAGGAGCTTTAGAAGATGCTACAGTTGCGCACTAA